The proteins below come from a single Podarcis muralis chromosome 8, rPodMur119.hap1.1, whole genome shotgun sequence genomic window:
- the C8H6orf62 gene encoding uncharacterized protein C6orf62 homolog, with protein MGDPNSRKKQALNRLRAQLKKKKESLADQFDFKMYIAFVFKDKRKKSALFEVSEVIPVMTNNYEENILKGVRDSSYSLESSIELLQKDVVQLHAPRYQSMRRDVIGCTQEMDFILWPRNDIEKIVCLLFSRWKGSDDEPFRPVQARFEFHHGDYEKQFLHVLSRKDKTGIVINNPNQSVFLFIDRQHLQTPKNKATIFKLCSICLYLPQEQLTHWAVGTVEDHLRPYMPE; from the exons ATGGGGGACCCAAACTCCCGGAAGAAACAAGCTCTGAACAGACTTCGTGCtcagcttaaaaagaaaaaagaatctctAGCTGACCAGTTTGATTTCAAGATGTATATTGCCTTTGTATTCAAAGACAAG AGGAAAAAGTCGGCACTCTTTGAAGTGTCTGAAGTGATACCAGTCATGACCAATAATTATGAAGAAAATATCCTGAAAGGCGTGCGGGATTCCAGCTATTCCTTGGAAAGTTCCATAGAGCTTCTACAAAAGGATGTGGTTCAGCTGCATGCACCCCGCTATCAGTCTATGCGCAGG GATGTGATTGGCTGTACGCAAGAGATGGACTTCATACTTTGGCCTCGGAATGATATTGAGAAGATAGTCTGTCTTCTGTTTTCTAGGTGGAAGGGATCGGATGATGAGCCCTTTAGGCCTGTTCAG gcCAGGTTTGAATTTCATCATGGTGACTATGAAAAACAGTTTCTGCATGTACTGAGCCGAAAGGACAAGACTGGAATTGTTATCAACAACCCTAACCAGTCAGTGTTTCTCTTCATTGATCGACAGCACTTGCAG ACTCCAAAAAACAAAGCTACAATCTTCAAGTTATGCAGCATCTGCCTATATCTGCCACAAGAGCAGCTCACCCACTGGGCGGTTGGTACCGTAGAGGATCACCTCCGTCCTTACATGCCAGAATAG
- the ACOT13 gene encoding acyl-coenzyme A thioesterase 13: protein MSHLKIQSLREVVKMLLESPGFDRVLNKMTVLSASPGKVVCEMKVEEEHTNRGGILHGGLTATLVDVVSTAALLHTERAAPGVSVDMNITYMSAAKMGDEIQITAEILKQGRTLAFANVDLRNKATGKLIAQGRHTKYLG, encoded by the exons ATGAGTCACCTTAAGATCCAGTCTCTCCGCGAGGTGGTGAAAATGCTTCTGGAGTCTCCCGGATTTGATCGGGTGCTGAATAAG ATGACGGTTCTTTCTGCCAGTCCTGGAAAAGTTGTCTGTGAAATGAAAGTGGAAGAGGAGCACACAAACCGAGGCGGGATTCTTCATGGAGGATTGACAGCAACTCTGGTAGATGTTGTGTCAACCGCTGCTTTGCTGCACACCGAAAGAGCAGCACCTGGAGTCAGTGTGGATATGAATATTAC CTACATGTCAGCAGCTAAGATGGGAGACGAAATCCAGATCACTGCGGAGATTCTGAAGCAAGGAAGAACACTGGCCTTTGCCAATGTGGACTTAAGAAACAAGGCGACAGGGAAATTGATAGCCCAAGGGAGGCATACCAAATACCTGGGATAG
- the TDP2 gene encoding tyrosyl-DNA phosphodiesterase 2, which yields MDVGIVAQGVEQATPEERTPEQQLQPSKEEEEKEEEKRRKLLCLEFASISGSDLAVAQCYLAENDWDMQRALNSYFEPPLEEQPMDAMPEPLPVEGTLIDLTDDSTAGKVSAAVKEAGLSSKEDDSTFSLITWNIDGLDLQNLQDRARGVCSYLALYSPDVVFLQEVIPPVLSYLQKRAVSYTIIPGNTDGYFTAIMLKKSRVRVLKEEITPFPTTSMMRNLLAVHATISGNDLCLMTSHLESTKGHSEERLNQLKRVLAKMTEVPESTTVIFGGDTNLRDKEVAKLGGLPDNILDVWEFLGKPEHCRYTWDTSQNTNLDARYKCRLRFDRLFLRAASAGGQIVPKSLDLIGLEKLDCGRFPSDHWGLLCNFDVVL from the exons ATGGATGTGGGCATCGTTGCTCAGGGGGTGGAGCAGGCGACCCCGGAGGAGAGGACGccggagcagcagctgcagccttccaaggaggaggaagagaaggaagaagagaagcgCAGGAAGCTCCTATGTTTGGAATTTGCCTCCATCAGCGGCAGCGATCTAGCCGTTGCTCAGTGCTACCTGGCAGAGAATGACTGGGATATGCAG agaGCGCTGAATTCTTATTTTGAGCCGCCTCTTGAGGAGCAACCTATGGACGCGATGCCAGAGCCTCTCCCGGTGGAGGGGACCCT CATTGACCTAACAGATGATTCGACCGCCGGTAAAGTTTCTGCTGCTGTTAAAGAGGCGGGTCTTAGCTCCAAAGAGGATGACAGCACATTTTCTTTAATTACCTGGAATATAGATGGCCTGGATTTACAAAACCTGCAAGATAGGGCACGAGGAGTTTGCTCCTATCTCGCTTT GTACAGCCCAGATGTGGTATTTCTACAGGAGGTTATTCCTCCAGTTTTATCCTATCTGCAGAAGAGAGCCGTCAGTTACACAATTATTCCAG GTAATACTGATGGTTATTTTACGGCCATAATGTTAAAAAAATCAAGAGTCAgagttttaaaagaagaaataacACCTTTCCCTACCACCTCCATGATGAGAAATTTATTGGCAGTACAT GCAACCATATCTGGCAATGACCTCTGCCTTATGACTTCGCATCTGGAGAGCACTAAGGGGCATAGCGAAGAACGCTTGAATCAGTTGAAACGGGTGCTTGCCAAAATGACGGAGGTTCCAGAGTCCACTACTGTGATTTTTGGAGGAGATACAAATCTCAGAGACAAAGAG GTTGCTAAGCTTGGTGGTTTGCCTGACAACATTCTGGATGTTTGGGAATTCTTGGGCAAGCCAGAACATTGCCGCTACACGTGGGATACAAGCCAAAACACTAACTTGGATGCACGTTACAAGTGCAGATTGCGGTTTGATCGCCTCTTCCTCAGAGCTGCTTCTGCTGGCGGACAAATTGTTcctaagagtttggatttaattgGGCTGGAAAAACTGGACTGTGGCAGATTTCCTAGCGATCACTGGGGTCTGCTTTGCAATTTTGATGTGGTactataa